The following coding sequences lie in one Nitratireductor mangrovi genomic window:
- a CDS encoding DUF6152 family protein, with translation MRSISRRLIIAAGAAGAFALAAGYPALAHHGWSWTEDGFFQLEGVIAGVYVGNPHATLDVDVEGEIWRVELAPPSRTIAAGFTEDVARAGDEVTAIGNRSLDSNERRMKAVRIIVNGQTYDVYPNRAPS, from the coding sequence ATGCGTTCCATCTCCCGCAGGCTGATCATCGCGGCTGGCGCTGCTGGCGCTTTCGCCCTGGCTGCCGGCTATCCGGCGCTCGCCCATCATGGCTGGTCGTGGACCGAGGACGGCTTCTTCCAGCTCGAAGGCGTCATTGCCGGCGTCTATGTCGGCAATCCGCACGCCACGCTTGATGTCGATGTCGAAGGCGAGATCTGGCGGGTCGAACTGGCGCCGCCGTCGCGCACCATCGCGGCCGGCTTCACCGAGGATGTCGCCAGGGCGGGCGACGAGGTGACCGCGATCGGCAACCGCTCGCTCGACTCCAACGAGAGGCGCATGAAGGCGGTCCGCATCATCGTCAACGGCCAGACCTACGACGTCTACCCGAACCGCGCGCCGTCCTGA
- a CDS encoding carboxyl transferase domain-containing protein has product MTGDRQDMIDIKSETSAVVTSILVAAGDRVGNGQLLATTELMKMRQEFHAPAGGLIDAVNAREGDILEPGTILVRLRRTEENTDSQGGTASAEISTPRLLEDIVDKHAALEDSARSEAVARRQAKGMRTARANLADLVDPGSFVEYGALAVAAQRRKFAIETLREKSPADGIITGIGTVNAGLFGEVASACAVMAVDYTVMAGTQGYFHHKKIDRLLGVLRDDPIPLVVFAEGGGGRPNDVDLSDISFSGLDVPSFYRFAQLSGRAPRVAIVAGRCFAGNAAFAGCADLVIMTRDANLGMGGPAMIEGGGLGRFEPESIGAAEAQWKNGVADLLVEDEAAAVAVAKKYLGYFQGQLAEWTTSDQDHLRVAVPEDRQLAYDIRKVIETLADSGSVLEMRAGFGPGMVTALIRIAGKPLGLIANNPLHLGGAIDPEACDKAARFLQLCDAFGLPMLSLCDTPGFMVGPEIEAQAQVRHTGRLFLAGANFRGAFCTVILRKGYGLGAQAMAGGSFHRSRFTVSWPTGEVGAMGLEGAVRLGARTELAAIEDEDKRKALFDKLVARAYERGKAANAASLVEFDAVIDPAETRRWVLRALSSPGRAGSGPAPRFIDAW; this is encoded by the coding sequence ATGACCGGCGACAGGCAGGACATGATCGACATCAAGTCGGAAACGTCGGCCGTGGTGACCTCCATCCTCGTTGCTGCCGGCGACCGCGTCGGTAACGGGCAACTGCTCGCCACCACCGAACTCATGAAGATGCGGCAGGAGTTCCATGCGCCGGCTGGCGGCCTGATAGACGCTGTCAACGCGCGCGAAGGTGACATCCTCGAGCCGGGCACCATACTCGTTCGCCTGCGGCGGACCGAGGAGAACACGGACAGTCAGGGCGGGACGGCTTCGGCTGAAATCTCAACACCGCGCCTGCTCGAGGACATCGTCGACAAGCACGCGGCCCTGGAAGATAGCGCCCGGTCCGAGGCTGTCGCGCGCCGACAGGCCAAGGGCATGCGCACCGCCCGCGCCAATCTCGCCGATCTGGTCGACCCCGGCAGCTTCGTTGAATATGGCGCACTCGCAGTGGCGGCGCAGCGGCGCAAGTTCGCGATCGAGACGCTGCGCGAAAAATCGCCCGCCGACGGCATCATCACAGGCATCGGCACGGTCAATGCGGGGCTCTTCGGCGAGGTGGCCTCTGCATGCGCCGTCATGGCGGTCGACTACACCGTCATGGCCGGCACACAGGGCTACTTCCACCACAAGAAGATCGATCGCCTGCTCGGCGTCCTGCGTGACGACCCGATCCCGCTGGTGGTCTTCGCAGAAGGCGGTGGAGGCCGGCCCAACGATGTCGATCTTTCCGACATCAGCTTTTCCGGCCTCGACGTGCCGAGTTTCTACCGTTTCGCCCAGCTTTCGGGTCGCGCACCACGGGTCGCGATCGTTGCCGGCCGCTGCTTTGCCGGCAACGCCGCCTTCGCCGGTTGCGCCGATCTCGTCATCATGACCCGCGACGCCAATCTCGGCATGGGCGGCCCGGCCATGATCGAAGGCGGCGGCCTGGGTCGTTTCGAGCCCGAATCGATCGGGGCGGCAGAAGCGCAATGGAAGAACGGCGTCGCCGATCTTCTGGTCGAGGACGAGGCGGCAGCCGTCGCGGTGGCCAAGAAATATCTCGGCTACTTCCAGGGCCAACTGGCCGAGTGGACGACGTCCGACCAAGACCATCTGCGCGTCGCCGTGCCGGAGGACCGCCAACTCGCCTACGACATCCGCAAGGTGATCGAAACGCTCGCCGACAGCGGTTCGGTGCTCGAAATGCGCGCCGGCTTCGGCCCCGGCATGGTGACGGCGCTGATCCGCATTGCCGGCAAGCCGCTCGGGCTGATCGCCAACAACCCGCTGCATCTCGGCGGGGCGATCGACCCCGAGGCCTGCGACAAGGCCGCCCGCTTCCTGCAGCTTTGCGACGCATTCGGTCTGCCGATGCTGTCACTGTGCGACACACCCGGCTTCATGGTCGGACCAGAGATCGAGGCCCAGGCCCAGGTCCGCCACACCGGCCGGCTCTTCCTCGCCGGCGCGAATTTCCGCGGCGCTTTTTGCACGGTCATCCTGCGCAAGGGCTACGGCCTCGGCGCGCAGGCAATGGCCGGCGGCAGCTTCCATCGCTCGCGCTTCACGGTCTCATGGCCGACAGGCGAAGTCGGCGCCATGGGACTTGAGGGTGCGGTGCGGTTGGGCGCCCGCACCGAACTGGCCGCAATCGAAGATGAAGACAAGCGCAAGGCGCTCTTCGACAAGCTGGTCGCCCGTGCCTATGAACGCGGCAAGGCGGCCAACGCCGCGAGCCTGGTCGAATTCGACGCGGTCATCGATCCCGCGGAGACCCGCCGCTGGGTACTCCGCGCCCTTTCTTCGCCAGGAAGGGCTGGTTCCGGGCCGGCTCCGCGCTTCATCGATGCCTGGTAA
- a CDS encoding DUF6644 family protein yields MDLLIWIEGLPPVAALKRSFVAYPLVNATHILSIGVLITTVALMDLRLLGFLREFDTKDFVRRLHGFALAGFAGAAATGLAMFTIRASEYVANPAFLLKLVVILAAGLNMLLLRRQLASSRSAYSNPGATVRAQAALSLMLWLGVLICGRFIGFL; encoded by the coding sequence TTGGATCTCCTGATCTGGATCGAGGGATTGCCGCCGGTGGCCGCGCTCAAGCGGTCTTTCGTCGCTTATCCGCTGGTCAACGCAACGCACATCCTGTCGATAGGCGTCCTGATCACCACCGTGGCGCTGATGGACCTGCGCCTGCTCGGTTTCCTGCGCGAATTCGACACGAAGGATTTCGTGCGCCGGCTGCACGGTTTCGCACTCGCCGGCTTTGCAGGCGCGGCGGCGACCGGCCTTGCCATGTTCACCATCCGCGCCAGCGAATATGTGGCCAACCCCGCCTTTCTGCTCAAGCTGGTCGTGATCCTCGCCGCCGGGCTGAACATGCTGCTGCTCCGACGGCAGCTCGCCTCGTCCCGGTCGGCGTACAGCAACCCCGGCGCGACCGTCCGCGCACAGGCCGCACTGTCGCTCATGCTCTGGCTCGGCGTCCTGATTTGCGGCCGGTTCATCGGCTTTCTCTGA